From the Amycolatopsis thermoflava N1165 genome, one window contains:
- a CDS encoding cob(I)yrinic acid a,c-diamide adenosyltransferase — MPVRINRVYTRVGDNGTTALGDGSRVPKTDPRLAAYADVDETNSVVGLALAMGGLDEEIAVVLRRVQNDLFDVGADLCSPVVPDPEFPPLRITEAYIERLEGWCDEFNERLPKLTSFILPGGTPGAAFLHQARTVSRRAERAGWALVEADADRTNVLAVKYLNRLSDLLFILARLANPDGDVLWKPGGEA, encoded by the coding sequence ATGCCGGTACGGATCAACCGCGTGTACACCAGGGTCGGCGACAACGGGACGACCGCGCTCGGCGACGGCTCGCGCGTGCCGAAGACCGACCCGCGGCTGGCCGCCTACGCCGACGTCGACGAGACGAACTCGGTGGTCGGGCTGGCGCTCGCGATGGGCGGTCTCGACGAGGAGATCGCGGTGGTGCTGCGCCGCGTGCAGAACGACCTGTTCGACGTCGGCGCCGACTTGTGCTCGCCGGTGGTGCCCGATCCGGAGTTCCCCCCGCTGCGCATCACCGAGGCCTACATCGAGCGGCTCGAAGGCTGGTGCGACGAGTTCAACGAGCGCCTGCCGAAGCTGACGTCGTTCATCCTGCCCGGCGGCACCCCGGGGGCGGCGTTCCTGCACCAGGCACGCACGGTGAGCCGGCGGGCCGAGCGGGCCGGGTGGGCGCTGGTGGAGGCGGACGCGGACCGCACGAACGTACTGGCCGTGAAGTACCTGAACCGGCTCTCCGACCTGCTCTTCATCCTGGCCCGCCTGGCCAACCCGGACGGCGACGTGCTCTGGAAGCCCGGCGGAGAAGCCTGA
- the murA gene encoding UDP-N-acetylglucosamine 1-carboxyvinyltransferase → MSEHFDVHGGARLVGEVEVVGAKNSVLKLMAAALLAEGTTTITNCPQILDVPLMADVLRSVGCEVVLDGDTAKITTPSELSHRADSPAMGKLRASVCVLGPLVGRLKQAVVALPGGDAIGSRPLDMHQNGLRALGATSTIEHGCVVATADHLKGAQIWLDFPSVGATENILMAAVLAEGTTVIDNAAREPEIVDICVMLNQMGAKIEGAGTSTLTVHGVTELHPTEHRVIGDRIVGATWAFAAAMTRGDLTVKGVNPHHLDLVLEKLRMAGAEITTFGESGFRVVQHDRPKAVDFVTLPYPGFATDLQPFAVALSAVSEGTSMITENVYEARFRFIEEMVRLGADARTDGHHAVVRGVERLSSAPVWASDIRAGAGLVLAGLCADGVTEIWDVFHIDRGYPYFVENLNRLGARVERVVGAAERC, encoded by the coding sequence ATGAGCGAGCACTTCGACGTGCACGGTGGTGCGCGGCTGGTGGGCGAGGTCGAGGTCGTCGGAGCCAAGAACAGTGTTCTGAAGCTGATGGCGGCCGCACTCCTCGCCGAGGGCACCACCACCATCACCAACTGCCCGCAGATCCTGGACGTCCCGCTGATGGCGGACGTGCTGCGCAGCGTCGGGTGCGAGGTGGTCCTGGACGGCGACACCGCGAAGATCACGACCCCGTCCGAGCTGTCCCACCGGGCCGACTCGCCCGCGATGGGCAAGCTGCGTGCGTCCGTGTGCGTGCTCGGCCCGCTGGTCGGCCGTCTGAAGCAGGCTGTCGTCGCGTTGCCGGGCGGTGACGCGATCGGGTCGCGGCCACTGGACATGCACCAGAACGGGCTGCGCGCGCTCGGCGCGACGAGCACCATCGAGCACGGCTGCGTCGTCGCCACCGCCGACCATCTCAAGGGCGCCCAGATCTGGCTGGACTTCCCGAGCGTCGGCGCGACCGAGAACATCCTGATGGCCGCGGTGCTGGCCGAGGGCACGACGGTGATCGACAACGCCGCGCGCGAGCCGGAGATCGTCGACATCTGCGTGATGCTGAACCAGATGGGCGCGAAGATCGAGGGCGCCGGAACGTCGACGCTGACCGTGCACGGCGTCACCGAGCTGCACCCCACCGAGCACCGCGTGATCGGCGACCGGATCGTGGGCGCGACGTGGGCCTTCGCGGCCGCGATGACCCGCGGTGACCTGACGGTGAAGGGTGTCAACCCGCACCACCTGGACCTGGTGCTGGAGAAGCTGCGGATGGCCGGCGCCGAGATCACGACGTTCGGCGAGAGCGGGTTCCGGGTGGTGCAGCACGACCGGCCCAAGGCGGTCGACTTCGTGACGCTGCCCTACCCGGGGTTCGCCACGGACCTGCAGCCGTTCGCCGTCGCGTTGTCCGCGGTGTCCGAGGGCACGTCGATGATCACGGAGAACGTGTACGAGGCGCGGTTCCGGTTCATCGAGGAAATGGTGCGGCTGGGCGCCGACGCCCGCACCGACGGCCACCACGCGGTGGTCCGCGGGGTCGAGAGGTTGTCCTCCGCGCCGGTCTGGGCGTCCGACATCCGCGCGGGCGCGGGCCTGGTGCTGGCCGGCCTGTGCGCCGACGGGGTCACCGAGATCTGGGACGTGTTCCACATCGACCGCGGGTACCCGTACTTCGTCGAGAACCTGAACCGGCTGGGCGCGCGCGTGGAGCGGGTCGTCGGCGCGGCGGAGCGCTGCTGA
- a CDS encoding insulinase family protein, with translation MLTPPAPPSLPEVHRAEIDGVPVFWTDQPGRLSASLLFGVGLAHESFLQTGITHLVEHLAMRRVRTSRYENNASTEVLHTSFDVTSTPETVAEHLRRVCESLADLDTGPLRLERGVLLAEERGNDGPGVTAWLPSALWFGNRAFGLTGNVQLAAVHAGPEQAREWCARWFHRDNAALVLSGPPPAGLKLPLPPGPPRQPVTAEPFDLPTPAQTSIPNGVVGCALVEWTAEIACAAGILIHRLTERLRHLEGLVYDIAFDHQMVDARRAVLGFGTDVPDKQAARVVDAIRTELAELGRSGPTEEELAVDRAGLAEEVAERDFAVYRAFDAAMSELTGWPSAAEHQQRVLAGLDPAAVAAAARELAGRLVLCAPERHVPRDLPELPGSPLPAPPGREMKRALVGSTAPRGYRLVVGEEGLSTYFGQNPSPAAVVRFDDLAGVGIEHTDGQLPILHLFGTHGGAITVRPGDWRGGRALVRDLRARIDSAVCFEAPEAMRLFEQS, from the coding sequence ATGTTGACCCCGCCCGCGCCTCCGTCCCTGCCCGAGGTGCACCGGGCCGAGATCGACGGCGTGCCGGTCTTCTGGACCGACCAGCCGGGCAGGCTCAGCGCGAGCCTGTTGTTCGGGGTCGGTCTCGCGCACGAGTCGTTCCTGCAGACCGGGATCACGCACCTCGTCGAGCACCTGGCGATGCGGCGCGTGCGCACGAGCCGCTACGAGAACAACGCCTCCACCGAGGTCCTGCACACCAGTTTCGACGTCACCAGCACCCCGGAGACCGTCGCGGAGCACCTGCGGCGCGTGTGCGAGTCGCTGGCCGACCTCGACACCGGGCCGCTGCGGCTGGAGCGCGGCGTGCTGCTGGCCGAGGAGCGCGGCAACGACGGCCCGGGCGTGACCGCGTGGCTGCCGTCGGCGCTGTGGTTCGGCAACCGGGCGTTCGGCCTGACCGGCAACGTCCAGCTCGCCGCCGTCCACGCGGGCCCCGAGCAGGCCCGCGAGTGGTGCGCGCGCTGGTTCCACCGCGACAACGCCGCACTCGTGCTGTCCGGCCCTCCCCCGGCCGGCCTGAAGCTCCCGCTGCCCCCGGGCCCGCCTCGGCAGCCGGTGACCGCCGAGCCGTTCGACCTGCCTACCCCGGCCCAGACGAGCATCCCCAACGGCGTCGTGGGCTGCGCGCTGGTCGAGTGGACCGCGGAGATCGCGTGCGCGGCCGGCATCCTCATCCACCGCCTCACCGAACGCCTGCGACACCTCGAGGGCCTGGTCTACGACATCGCCTTCGACCACCAGATGGTGGACGCGCGCCGGGCCGTCCTCGGGTTCGGCACCGACGTGCCGGACAAGCAGGCCGCGCGGGTCGTCGACGCGATCCGCACCGAGCTGGCCGAGCTGGGCCGCAGCGGGCCGACCGAGGAGGAACTGGCCGTCGACCGGGCGGGGCTCGCCGAGGAGGTCGCCGAGCGGGATTTCGCGGTCTACCGGGCGTTCGACGCGGCGATGAGCGAGCTGACCGGCTGGCCCTCGGCGGCCGAGCACCAGCAGCGCGTGCTGGCCGGGCTCGACCCGGCCGCGGTCGCGGCGGCGGCCCGCGAGCTGGCCGGACGGCTGGTGCTGTGCGCGCCGGAGCGACACGTCCCGCGGGACCTGCCGGAACTGCCGGGCAGCCCGCTGCCCGCGCCGCCGGGCCGGGAGATGAAGCGGGCGCTGGTCGGCTCGACCGCGCCCCGCGGCTACCGGCTCGTGGTTGGTGAGGAGGGCCTGTCCACCTACTTCGGGCAGAACCCGTCACCGGCGGCTGTCGTGCGGTTCGACGACCTCGCCGGGGTCGGCATCGAGCACACCGACGGTCAGTTGCCGATCCTGCACCTGTTCGGCACCCACGGTGGGGCGATCACCGTGCGTCCCGGCGACTGGCGCGGCGGCCGGGCGCTGGTGCGGGACCTGCGGGCGCGAATCGATTCCGCGGTGTGTTTCGAAGCGCCGGAGGCCATGCGGCTGTTCGAGCAGTCGTAA
- a CDS encoding LysE family translocator, which translates to MGVTWSLYASYLVFALLIAVVPGPDTMVVLKNALAGGARGGLFTCSGIALGNLVQATAVGLGLGTLIVQVRPLFETVRWAGVAYLCWLGFQALRGAWRGNYEALDELDRRRASGLRRFREGFLSNITNPKVMAFYLSVLPQFLDPATTGAGEALLLAYTVLVVGTAWQLTLLFLVRWAKGWLNRRRVRRAMDAVTGTALIGFGVGLAAE; encoded by the coding sequence GTGGGTGTGACGTGGAGCCTGTACGCGAGTTACCTGGTGTTCGCCCTGCTGATCGCGGTGGTGCCGGGTCCGGACACGATGGTCGTGCTGAAGAACGCGCTGGCCGGCGGCGCGCGGGGCGGGTTGTTCACCTGCTCCGGCATCGCGCTGGGCAACCTGGTGCAGGCCACCGCGGTCGGGCTCGGGCTGGGCACGCTGATCGTGCAGGTGCGGCCGCTGTTCGAGACCGTGCGGTGGGCCGGGGTCGCCTACCTGTGCTGGCTGGGGTTCCAGGCGCTGCGCGGCGCGTGGCGCGGGAACTACGAGGCGCTGGACGAGCTGGACCGGCGCCGGGCGAGCGGACTGCGACGGTTCCGCGAGGGGTTCCTGTCGAACATCACCAACCCGAAGGTGATGGCGTTCTACCTGTCGGTGCTGCCGCAGTTCCTCGACCCGGCGACGACCGGCGCGGGCGAGGCGCTGCTGCTGGCGTACACGGTGCTGGTGGTCGGCACGGCGTGGCAGCTGACGTTGCTGTTCCTGGTCCGCTGGGCGAAGGGCTGGCTGAACCGGCGACGCGTCCGCCGCGCGATGGACGCCGTGACGGGCACCGCGCTGATCGGCTTCGGCGTCGGACTGGCCGCGGAGTGA
- a CDS encoding F0F1 ATP synthase subunit epsilon yields the protein MAEMTVELVAVERRLWSGQATFVVAQTTEGEIGLMPGHEPVLGQLVEGGVVKVTTTDGETVRAAVHGGFLSVTAERVSILAESAELADEIDVEAARSALGDEDEAERARATARLRAAGQSV from the coding sequence GTGGCTGAGATGACCGTCGAGCTTGTCGCCGTCGAACGCCGTCTCTGGTCCGGTCAGGCGACGTTCGTGGTCGCGCAGACCACTGAGGGTGAGATCGGCCTGATGCCGGGTCACGAGCCGGTGCTTGGTCAGCTGGTCGAGGGTGGCGTCGTCAAGGTGACGACCACGGACGGTGAGACCGTCCGCGCCGCGGTCCACGGTGGCTTCCTGTCCGTGACCGCCGAGCGGGTGAGCATCCTCGCCGAGTCGGCGGAGCTCGCCGACGAGATCGACGTCGAGGCCGCCCGCTCCGCGCTCGGTGACGAGGACGAGGCCGAGCGGGCCAGAGCAACCGCTCGTCTCCGCGCGGCCGGCCAGTCGGTCTGA
- a CDS encoding protein-tyrosine phosphatase family protein — MTDNPPLPGSIRLPDGAWVRGRGLRRPQPTGPAPQFGLYLGSARLRRDHDAGLGWPHTWLDWPDFRLPRDQDAAVREIRALHERARAGEAVEVACAGGVGRTGTVIACLAVLAGIDPTEAVSWTRQHHHPRAVETPGQRRWVRRFTRD; from the coding sequence ATGACCGACAACCCACCGCTGCCGGGAAGCATCCGGCTGCCGGACGGGGCCTGGGTCCGCGGGCGGGGCCTGCGCCGCCCCCAGCCCACCGGCCCGGCGCCCCAGTTCGGCCTCTACCTGGGCTCCGCGCGGCTGCGCCGCGACCACGACGCCGGTCTGGGATGGCCGCACACCTGGCTGGACTGGCCGGACTTCCGGCTGCCCCGCGACCAGGACGCCGCCGTCCGGGAGATCCGCGCCCTGCACGAGCGGGCGCGCGCCGGCGAAGCGGTCGAAGTCGCCTGTGCCGGCGGGGTCGGGCGGACCGGCACGGTCATCGCCTGCCTCGCCGTTCTGGCCGGCATAGACCCCACTGAAGCCGTCTCGTGGACGCGGCAGCACCACCACCCCCGGGCGGTCGAAACGCCGGGGCAACGCCGCTGGGTGCGCCGGTTCACACGGGACTAG
- the atpD gene encoding F0F1 ATP synthase subunit beta: protein MTTTETRTKGRIVSVTGPVVDVEFPRGAVPELFNALKVEVEFEQLRKTITLEVAQHLGDNLVRTISLAPQDGLVRGAEVIDTGAPISVPVGDEVKGHVYNALGDCLDQPGYGADLERWSIHRKPPAFDQLEGKTEMLETGLKVIDLLTPYVQGGKIGLFGGAGVGKTVLIKEMITRVARNFGGTSVFAGVGERTREGTDLFLEMSEDGVINDTALVFGQMDEPPGTRMRVALSALTMAEYFRDVKNQDVLLFIDNIFRFTQAGSEVSTLLGRMPSAVGYQPTLADEMGELQERITSTKGRSITSMQAIYVPADDYTDPAPATTFAHLDATTELSRSVFQKGIFPAVDPLASTSTILDPAIVGEDHYRVASEVIRILQKYKELQDIIAILGMDELSEEDKLTVQRARRIERFLSQNMLVAEQFTGQPGSTVPRAETVEAFDKISKGEFDHYPEQAFLGIGGLEDLEKKYKELTGK from the coding sequence ATGACCACCACTGAAACCCGGACCAAGGGCCGGATCGTCTCGGTGACCGGCCCGGTCGTCGACGTGGAGTTCCCGCGCGGCGCCGTGCCCGAGCTGTTCAACGCGCTGAAGGTCGAGGTCGAGTTCGAGCAGCTGCGCAAGACGATCACCCTCGAGGTCGCGCAGCACCTCGGCGACAACCTCGTCCGCACGATCTCGCTGGCCCCGCAGGACGGTCTCGTCCGCGGCGCCGAGGTGATCGACACCGGCGCCCCGATCTCGGTGCCGGTCGGCGACGAGGTCAAGGGCCACGTCTACAACGCGCTGGGCGACTGCCTCGACCAGCCGGGCTACGGCGCGGACCTGGAGCGCTGGAGCATCCACCGCAAGCCGCCCGCCTTCGACCAGCTCGAGGGCAAGACCGAGATGCTGGAGACCGGCCTCAAGGTCATCGACCTGCTCACCCCGTACGTGCAGGGTGGCAAGATCGGCCTGTTCGGCGGTGCCGGCGTCGGCAAGACGGTTCTGATCAAGGAAATGATCACCCGTGTCGCCCGGAACTTCGGTGGCACCTCGGTGTTCGCCGGTGTCGGCGAGCGCACCCGTGAGGGCACCGACCTGTTCCTGGAGATGAGCGAGGACGGCGTCATCAACGACACCGCGCTCGTCTTCGGCCAGATGGACGAGCCGCCGGGCACCCGTATGCGGGTCGCGCTGTCCGCGCTGACGATGGCGGAGTACTTCCGCGACGTCAAGAACCAGGACGTGCTGCTGTTCATCGACAACATCTTCCGGTTCACCCAGGCCGGTTCCGAGGTGTCGACCCTGCTGGGCCGCATGCCCTCGGCCGTGGGTTACCAGCCGACGCTGGCCGACGAGATGGGTGAGCTGCAGGAGCGGATCACCTCGACCAAGGGTCGTTCGATCACCTCGATGCAGGCGATCTACGTGCCTGCGGACGACTACACCGACCCGGCCCCGGCCACCACGTTCGCCCACCTGGACGCCACCACCGAGCTTTCCCGGTCGGTGTTCCAGAAGGGCATCTTCCCGGCCGTGGACCCGCTGGCCTCCACGTCGACGATCCTCGACCCGGCCATCGTCGGTGAGGACCACTACCGGGTGGCCTCCGAGGTCATCCGGATCCTGCAGAAGTACAAGGAGCTGCAGGACATCATCGCGATCCTCGGTATGGACGAGCTGTCCGAAGAGGACAAGCTGACCGTGCAGCGGGCCCGCCGCATCGAGCGGTTCCTGTCGCAGAACATGCTCGTCGCCGAGCAGTTCACCGGCCAGCCGGGCTCGACCGTGCCGCGCGCGGAGACCGTCGAGGCGTTCGACAAGATCAGCAAGGGTGAGTTCGACCACTACCCGGAGCAGGCGTTCCTGGGCATCGGTGGCCTCGAGGACCTCGAGAAGAAGTACAAGGAACTCACCGGCAAGTGA
- a CDS encoding DUF2550 domain-containing protein has protein sequence MEITLVVLVVLLGLAVVAFWYSFRWGRMRRQGGVSVALRWDPDNARAGWHLGLGRYEGEVFAWYRVWSLRTGPDRVFERETLMIADRRDPVGTEAYAVPSDATVLRCESALQEPIEIAMGPDALTGFLSWLESAPPGRQVPRAS, from the coding sequence GTGGAAATCACCCTCGTTGTCCTGGTCGTCCTGCTCGGTCTTGCCGTCGTCGCGTTCTGGTACAGCTTCCGCTGGGGGCGGATGCGGCGTCAGGGCGGCGTGAGCGTCGCGTTGCGCTGGGACCCGGACAACGCCCGTGCGGGCTGGCACCTGGGTCTGGGGCGCTACGAGGGTGAGGTGTTCGCCTGGTACCGGGTGTGGAGCTTGCGCACCGGCCCGGACCGGGTGTTCGAACGTGAAACGTTGATGATCGCGGACCGCCGCGACCCCGTCGGCACCGAGGCGTACGCGGTGCCCTCCGACGCGACGGTCCTGCGCTGCGAGTCGGCCCTCCAGGAGCCCATCGAGATCGCGATGGGCCCGGACGCGCTGACCGGGTTCCTGTCCTGGCTGGAGTCCGCTCCGCCGGGACGCCAGGTGCCGCGCGCGTCCTGA